A part of Gemmatimonas groenlandica genomic DNA contains:
- a CDS encoding DUF72 domain-containing protein, whose translation MSARLRLGTQGWNYPAWVGPFYPEGTRAVDFLRTFTRAFDAVEIDSTFYAIPPASTVRGWASRTPPEFTFTCKLPQEITHERRFVGAADVLQAFTDRMRELGPRLGPILIQCGPDFSPAEVDAFAAFLPLLPSDLRFAVEFRQAAWIRKRTLAMLERHGVALALSDGRWIPREWLLKLCEQPTADFAYLRWMGPDRSIVDYSRLQVDRGAELDAWSRMIPALQSQVREVYGFVNNHFAGHGPASVRMLQERLGLPTVDPRSIGDQPSLF comes from the coding sequence GTGAGCGCGCGGCTGCGGCTGGGTACGCAAGGCTGGAATTATCCGGCGTGGGTCGGGCCCTTCTATCCGGAGGGCACCCGCGCGGTCGATTTTCTGCGCACGTTTACGCGCGCCTTCGACGCGGTAGAGATTGACTCCACCTTCTACGCCATCCCTCCGGCCAGCACTGTCCGCGGCTGGGCGTCGCGCACGCCCCCCGAGTTCACGTTCACGTGCAAGCTGCCGCAGGAAATCACGCACGAACGACGCTTTGTCGGTGCGGCCGACGTGCTGCAGGCGTTTACCGATCGCATGCGCGAGTTGGGACCGCGCCTCGGTCCCATCCTGATACAATGCGGCCCCGACTTCTCGCCAGCGGAAGTCGATGCCTTCGCCGCCTTTCTGCCGTTGCTGCCCTCCGACCTCCGTTTCGCCGTGGAATTCAGGCAGGCGGCCTGGATCCGCAAGCGAACGTTGGCGATGCTCGAACGCCACGGCGTCGCGCTCGCGCTGAGCGACGGCCGATGGATTCCCCGCGAGTGGCTGCTGAAGCTCTGCGAACAGCCGACGGCGGATTTCGCCTATCTGCGCTGGATGGGACCGGATCGGAGCATCGTCGACTACTCACGCCTTCAGGTGGACCGCGGTGCCGAGCTCGACGCGTGGAGTCGCATGATCCCTGCGCTGCAGTCGCAGGTGCGAGAGGTCTACGGGTTCGTGAACAACCACTTTGCCGGACACGGCCCCGCCTCAGTGCGGATGCTGCAGGAACGGCTCGGTCTTCCGACGGTGGACCCGCGTTCGATCGGGGATCAGCCGTCGCTGTTCTGA